From the genome of Capsicum annuum cultivar UCD-10X-F1 chromosome 4, UCD10Xv1.1, whole genome shotgun sequence:
CCTTCTTTGTGTCTGGGAGAGCAAAAAATGCTGACTTGGAATGCTCTAATTTATTTGATATTCATTTTTTCCGCTTGTGTTAAGTTTATTGTAGCGAGATGAAGGTATATTTTATTGTGAAAAAATGTAAGGTTGTAGCTTTGTGTTTGTTTTTAAGGTGTTGGCACTTTGAGTTTAGAGTTTCTATATGGTTGATTGAGCTCAGACCTGCTGCTTTTGTGTTTTGGAGTACAGGAATGCTGAAATGGAATGCTCTTAATTTATTTGCACCTTTTTTTAGCTTCGAAAATTTGACAATAGatgcattgatttttttttttcttttgctttggtTTATGTTATCGGAATGAGATCGATGTAGGTATTTGCTGTAAAAAATGAAAGATTGTAGCTTCATGTGTGTTTTGCTGTTGCCTCTCTATATGGTTGATTGAGCTTCGACTTGCAGCCTTTGTGTTTTGGAGCACAGGAATGCTGAAATAGAATGGCCTAGTTTATTTGCACTTTTTTTTCAGCTTTGAAATTCGTCAGTTGATGCATTGATTTTTCTGCTTTGGTTTATGTTTTGGGAATGAGATGAATGTATATttttgttgagaaaaatgaaaggtTATAGCTTTGTGTTTGTTTTACTGTTGCCAGTACTGTGGTTTCGGGTTTCTTGGGAGCACAAGAAATGCTGATgttcaagttttctaattatagGAAATTTCACTCCGTTTTAAAGTTGTGATTTTTTTATTGACTTCATCAAAAAAGTAGTGATTTTTATATGTCTTGGTAATCATAATGAGATGAATGTATGTTTCCATTGAGAAAACAAAAGATTGTCCGCTTTATGTGTGTTCTACTCTTTCCAGCACTGTGGGTTTAGGGTTTCTATGTGGTAGATTGAGCTTTGACATGTCTTCTTTGTGTTTAGGGGCTTAAAAAATGGTGATGTTTGAGTTTTGTTGCGTCTGTTTTTTCCCAGCAGTACTTTTGTAATCCAATAAATTGATTTTGCAAAAGGAATGCCGATGTTCGTGTTTTCTTACTATAGAAAATATCACACGGTTATAAAGTTGTGATTTTTATAGTTGGATAATTaggaattttttatctttttctcctaCACCTTTGTTCTGCTGATACTTTTAACCTCAAAGAAATTGACTCTGTGGTGATAGCTGGTAATGCTGCTTAGCAATTGGCTAGTCTCGTGGTTGTATGTTTTTAATGGCACTCTTTTGATGTTGTTGTAAGTTTTGTTTAGTTGCTTTGTATTGTCTGGACGCCAGACACATTACATCTGTGCTCCTCATACTTCTGTTAGATGTTGATTAGACTCGCTAGCTTTTACCCCTTCGTTCCTGAGAAAAAAGCGAAGAGATATGTCAATGTTGGTTGGTTGAagttttcccttttcttttctcttgttgttgttgggtttgaCCTTTTGTTTACTTACACTTGTTCAATTAACTTTGTCAATTATGCTTTGATGGATTATTTGGTGGATGCACAATCTGGATAAAAAGCAAGAAGAACAACGAAGCCTTAAACCCAACAAGCTAAATATCACGTATATGGATCCTTTGCTttccatttcatttcatttttagTTAAGTCCACGTTGATTCAATGAAGTTTTATGTCCTTTGACAAATCCCCTCTTTATGGTTTTTGGTCTGCCTCTCTTTTTTCTCAATGTTGAGAAACCCGGTTGGGGAAAACCCTAAGGACCAACAGTAGCCTTCGGAGTCGGGATAGTGGGCTTTCCTGTAAATCCTTCCTCACTTTATAAATACCACATTTAGTTAGCAACTTCGCATGAAGCATGGGTCAAATCTGCTACCTAAGTCACAAGTCCTTCATCCATCGACCCTTGAACTAAAACGTGGAGGCAAATCTCCCTCTCTTTTATAACATTTGATCCTCATATTGCTGCACCTAAGAGCAATGCACATGAAGATATACGCTTAACATTGTGTACTCATCTCAGAGGATTTATTCTCATCTTGTTCGACTTGTGTGATACTTTTAAACTGTGTTGAACATGATGATTCTAATCTTGTCCAGTCTTGTATCATCATATATCCATCTTAACATATGTACTTTTACTATTTTATGTCTTACTGATGTGATGGCCTTGGACCACCCTCTCTTCAAATATAGCAATCCTGGTTTGGAAACCATTTTGCAAACTAACCTTCTAAAAGGTTTGCTTAAAGCTCATTTAAGCCCTGAAACTCTGTAAAGCCATGCTGTGCGCTTTGCCCCACTTAGTTGGTGCTTTATGCAGGCATCAAGCTTGCTGTAAGCACATGTAAGCCCTGAAACTTTGTAAAGTTGTGCACGTTGCCCCACTTAGTTGGTGCTTTAGTGCAGGCATCAAGGGGCTAATTTGGGCACATCTTCACCAATGGGCTCAACCTTTAAGAGCACAATAGTAGacagtattatatatacatgtatgatACGTTTCTTTGCTAAAAACTAAGCTTTATTTGCACTTTGCACTTGTAGCCCCAATATATTTTGGTGCTTTTTGCTTTTGACTACTCTACTTGCCTTTTATGATATCTGTTAATTGGCTAATTTAGTGGGTCCAAATTTCAAACCTTTTATCCTCAAAGGATAACTTAATGAAATATGTGAGAAATTAACTACTTAATTATGATAGACCTCAACTATTCTTACAACCATGTTAGACAAAGCTTAATCTCTTTGCTAGCTACAGTCCTGATAGTTTGATTTGGATGCGAAAACTGGGAAGATGAGCTTGGGTGTGATTTAATTGGCCTGACCAAAAAGGAGAATAGAGCATGTGATTTAGAAGTAAGTGAAGCAGAAATATCTAAGAACAAGCATATTCAAATgctaaaataaacaattgaagCCCTTGATTTCAGATGTTATTTAGGAGTATCTTTTTGAAGTTACGAGAGATAACAAGTGACTGCTACTGCCTGTAAGTAGTTATCCTGTGTTGCTGAAAAGCAAATTTAATTAATATAGATCTGCTGAATTTTTTTGGGTAAGTTCTCATCTATCAGTACTTAAATTGAAGGTGGGATCTTATTTCTTGAATGTTTCATTATGCTTCTCTATTTTGCATGCCTTTGATCAGTTACGAGATTTCCAAATTCCCTGCTCCTGTAAGTAATTTTGATGCTAACCCTTTGGAATTAGTGTGAAtggaagagttttcatacaataactTCTAGGGATCACTTGGAACCTCTTATTTGCTTATTAACATAATCCAGTAAGCAATAGCCTTTAATTTCTTACCTTAATGAAAAGGTGTTTTGCTTCCAATTTGTATTTGTCATAGTGCAAGATTAATCtttattaatttgttaattttgttgGTTCTTTTTGATACATGTAGATGTGCAAGGACCCAATGATTCCATTCCGCTTTCGCCGCAGTGGCTTCTGCCAAAGCCAGGGGAAAGTAAGGCTGGGATAGTTACTGGGGTATGTTCATTATTACTTTGGATTCCTTGTTTAAACCCTGTACCATTTACACCTTCTGACAAACactttaggggtcgtttggtaggctGTATTAGGAGAAATAGTCCATGTATTAAGTGtggtattaattaatattatgttTGGTAGGATTTTGGAccaatgtattactaataccatgcattagttatacaccccacatggtattatagggtgtattactaatacatcacatatggtggtattagtaatacatgggTTTTAATACCATGGAATTAGTATGTGCAAAGACAAGAATATctctcaaattcttttaaatatttgtttattttcttaattttattttttatatttgtactaataaatttattcaaataaatttgtttacaaattttattattatttacaaaaatgtcctcaaatttctttaatctttctaaatctttttcaatttattcaatatgagttacgtcttttcaatttatcaaaataataatatccctccaaataattttagttataaaaaaaaactactccattaactcaaaaaaaatatttattggtcaAAATTCGAAAACAAATAgcatacaagctttaattttgtaaataggatattcataaataaaaataatttttctacttagtTTTAACACTCTAtagaatacaattttattttactaATGATTTTATTGTCTCATCCAAAAGTTATACGTACCTCCCTCCAACTTAAAAACAACACAAAGTGGGAACAACAAGCAAATGatgaacaaacaaagaaaagataattaaaaaaataatttttgtaagggaatgattaaatcttaaaattctaaagtaaataattagttatattgcaatttttttttttttaaaaaaagaataataaaattttgcaaaaaaaatacacaaagttataatatgtcgAGGGTagttttgtaaacaaacaatattttttttttaaaatataacaatacatattgctttcaatgcatcaaaccaaacactgcataaaaaataatcccagtaTTATTAATCCCTGCACTACTAATCTAGTATTACTAATACAACTTATTCAGTATTATCTTATCCGCTCTACCAAACGAGTCCTTAGTGTTAGGTCATAAGCAGTTGAGTTGAGGAGGTTTTCTGCTTAAATGGTGTAGTGGttcttattaaattattaattcataaattagctggatattttggtcatttattgGGGTTTAAATGCAGGACAACCATCTCAATACACATCCCGGTTATGCTATTCGTTCGGAGTTAGTGAAGTTTCCAGGGATGGCTGACGATATGCATGATTATCAAAAGAAGAAAGATGTTTTTAGGCCATCTGTGCTTGATATGGAATCAAGTCGACGGGATCGCTGGCGCGATGAAGAAAGGGACACCAATTCTGCTGTTCGAAGGGACCGCTGGAGGGAGGGAGATAAGGAGACTGGTGATGGCCGCAAGGTGGATCGCTGGTCTGACTCCTCTGGCAGACATCATGGAGAAGCACGGCGTGTTCCAGGTGAAAGATGGACTGATTCTGGAAATAGGGAAAGCAATCACGATCAGCGTCGAGAGAGCAAATGGAACACTCGCTGGGGACCTGATGAGAAGGAAGCAGACTCTGTGCGTGAGAAATGGAGCAACCCTAGCAAAGATGCTGAGATGCATCTCGAGAAGGGGTCTCCAGGTCTTGCTTATCATGGAAAGGATGAGAGAGAGGGTGACCACTATCGGCCATGGAAATCTACGTCCCATGGCCGAGGAAGGTCCGAACATACTCATCAGGCTCTGACACCGAACAAGCAGGTTACTACATTTTCTCATGGTCGGGGACGTGATGATGGTGCTGCTGCTACTTTTTCTTTTGGTAGGGGTCGTGCTCTCTCTGGAGGGAATCCCATGAATAAGGGCTCTCCTCATGTGCAATCATTTGGGGCATTCTCGGAGAAAGCTGAAAGTGTTTCCTCTCCTATACGATATAGTCGGATAAAAATGCTTGATGTGTATAGAGTGACAGATATGCAGTCTTACAGCAACTTTTCGGATGAGATTGTGCAAGTTCCTTCACTTACACAAGATGAACCTCTGGAACCTCTCGCATTATGTGCACCCAGTCCCGAGGAATTGGTAATTTTCAGAGAGATTTGAACTTGATATTTGCTTAGTTAAAATGGATTTTACTCCGATGTTCAATTAGTTTAAATGAAGTAAATGCTCAAATTTGTATATAGGTTATCTTGAAGGGAATTGATAAGGGGGATGTTCTGAGTAGTGGAGCTCCGCAGATTACTAAAGATGGAACATCAGGTCGAAACTCATCTGAATATACGCAGCCGAGGCACAGCAAATTAGGTACTTCTAATCGCTAGATCAACTTTTGAGGATTTCTGAATCTAGATTATTAATCTCTCAAATTAGTATGTTTTGTGCTATGGTTTTGATTGCCATCCTTTCTTCAAATGTTCAGGTAGCAGAGAAGATTTATCATTTGATGATTCAAGAGAAGAAAGTAATGACAATATCAAAGGTGGTTATTCGAATCATGCAAAAGGCTTTTCCTTAGAAAAGCTACATTCTTATGGGTCCAGTTTTATATCTGAGACTGAGCATAGTTTTGTGAGATTTTCTGACCGCAAATTAGGAGCTGAGGGTATAGTTGTGGATATCTCTGTCTCCTGATGTACTGTGCAGTTCATCAGGAAGCAATCATTACAAATCTTAAAATGTTACTAAGGTTTGAATGTCCTGTTACATTTCGAGATCCAAATACATAAGCTATTCTGTTGGTTATATATAGCTTTCAATAAGCAGAGATTGTCTTCTAAGATAGTTGCTTTGGAATTATGGTGGTACTTGTTGAAGAGATCTATCGATTATGCTTCTTTTTTATCTGTAATTGGGTTTCAGTAGATTGTCTTGACTTATTATTTTCAATGTTCAGTTTCAGTAGAAGACAGTGTTCCTCATAGAGAAAGGGAGTCTGTCAATAGAGATCCAATCACACCAGGACACTCACCTGTTCCCCATGGTGGCGGCTTATGGCGATCATCCTCCATTGGTGCACGTTCACATTCGGTGGCTAATGATGCTAGAGAGATGCCAACTGATATCAGGTCAAGAACATCTGACATTGGATGGCTACAGAACCAGATGGATAAGAATACAGAGCGGGAGAGAGATCTTGCAGATCCTTCTTATGCCAAAAATGAAGGATCTAAATGGCAGTTTGGAGATGATCCTATTCTCAAAAGGCAATTATCTTCTGCCACAGACAGAGAGTTGGAGATGAGGAAAATTTCACAATCATCTCCGGAGGACCTAGTTCTATATTACAAAGATCCACAAGGTGCAATCCAAGGTCCTTTCTCAGGTAGTGAtattattggatggtttgaggctGGATATTTTGGCATAGATTTGCTAGTTCGATTAGCTTCTGCACCGCAGGATTCACCATTTTATCTGTTGGGGGATGTTATGCCCCACTTGCGTGCTAAGGCTCGGCCACCACCTGGATTTGGAGCACCAAAGCCAAATACAGATGCTCCAGGGGGATTGAATGTGAGCAGCTTCACAAAACATCATGCAGGTTCAACTGAGATTGATATGGTAAAGAGTGAAATGAATTACAAGCATAGCTCAACAACAGAGGCTGAAAATAGATTTTTGGAGTCACTGATGGCTGGCAAAGTGGGCCATGCACCGCTTGACAAGTTTGCTCAGTCTGAAGGTtggtttgaatttattttttcagtaGTATTCATCTGAATTTTTCAGGATTGTTGTCTatgctcatatttttttttatcaataactGAAGCTTCAAAAATCAGAAAGAATGTGCATTAATATTCAACTGATAATTGttgatttcttttcttgctcAGCAGGCATTCCAGGTTATGGTGCAAATAGTATTGGTGCTGTTGCTCCAATGGTATCTGAAAGTGGAGATAATCTGTATCTCTTGGCTAAAAAGATGGCTCTTGAGAGACAGAGATCTCTACCAAAGCCATTTCCTGTTTGGCCTGGGAGAGATGCACCATCTGTTGTTCCAAATGCGGATATTGATCCTTTGCGTCATTCGCAGCTGCCTTCAATGGCTGAACATGTTCGCCAGCAGCCCCATAATCAGAATGTTGATTTGTTGTCTCTACTTCAGGGCATGCCAGACAGATCAGGCATTAGTGGTTGGTCTAATTTCTCCGTTCAAGGGGGATTAGAACCACCACTTCAGGAAAGAATGGAGATGCATCAAGGTCAGAGTATGGCTCCTCAATCTGCGTTTGGAATGCAACAACAGAGGCTACACCCACAGAGTCCACCTATGACCAACTTACTAGGTGCCATGGATATTAATTCCAGCATTTTGGCTGCTGAGAAGCTACTTTCATCTGGAGTTCAAGATCCGCAACTGTTAAATTTATTGCAGCAACAGTACTTGTTGCAGCTACAGTCCCAGGCAGCACAAGGACCACAGCAAATGTCATTGTTGGACAAATTGTTGATGCTCAAGCAACAGCAGCAGAAACAGGAGGAACAGCAACTACTATTGCGCCAGCAGCAGCAGTTGCTCTCTCAAGTGCTGTCTGATCAGCATCCTCATCAGCGATTGGGTGAACAACCTTATGGCAAGTTGCCGACTCCCGACATATCTGCAGGAAATGTTTCTGTGGATCCAACTCGTTTCCCACCTTCACATAATTTGTTCTCAGTGAATTCACAAATTCAACTTCCAGTTATGGAAGAAGTTCATGCCTCAAATTTTGTCTTGCCCTCGAGCATTTCTCAGGATATGAGCCAAACAGGTAGCTCTGAGACCTCTTCGTTGCACTTGCCACATCAATTATATGGAGATTCTTCCAGTCGGAAAACTTGGGGTTCAATGGAACAAATTGATGATGTTCAACCGAAGATCCCAAGGATGGAATCAGCCATTATTGATGCATCATCACAAGCGGAATCTACCAGCAAACATCCCCTAGAGGAGGGCTCAGAAGACGGCGAACCTCCAGTCACCACTTCTGAGTTTGCCTCTTATTTTCCACATGTAGACCAATTAGAAAAGGCCAttataccaccaccaccactagcAGCTGTCGATAAGGACTTGCATCAGAAAAACAAAGTTGAAGCATCACCAGCTGCAGCTCCTTCAGAACCATATGTCGAAGGAGACCAACACGATGGGCTGTCTGTCAGTAAGGAACTCAAAAGTGTTGAAACCAGGGAAGTTAAAAAATCGTCTGAAAAGAAGTCCAAGAAGCAAAAATCCACCAAGGGGCAAACTTCAGACGTAGCTAAGGGAGCTTCTAAGTCACAACCATCGAAGCCCTTACAATCTGATGCTGCTATTGCTTCTGATACACTGTCTGTTTCAATTGACAAAGCTACAGCTGTAGGTCCAGAAAGAAGAGACAGCAAACCTGAAGTAGCTATTGCTGATGTTGTGGATGAATATTCAGGGCAAAAATCACCAGTTTCACAGTTCAACGCCCAAACAGAGTCTGGACAGCGAGCTTGGAAGCCTGCCCCTGGTTTCAAGCCAAAGTCGTTGTTGGAAATTCAGGAGGAAGAGCAGAGGAGAGCTCAAGCAGAACAAGCTATTACCGAGGTCGCCACATCTCTCAGCTCCTTGAGTGTGTCTACTCCGTGGTCTGGGTTTGTAACTAATTCAGATTATAAATTAGTTAGAGATACTCAGCAAGATGCTGCTAGCACTGATTGGAATATGAATAACTCAGATGTCTCTCTCAACCAGAAGAGTAAGAAAAGTCAACTGCATGATGTACTGGCTGACAACACTTTGGCCAAGTCAGGCGAAAGAGATAGAGATGTTCCTGATGTGGCATCTAGTCAACCTTCTGCATCTGTCAACGATGATGACAACTTTATCGAAGctaaagaaagtaaaaagagCCGCAAAAGATCTGCAAAATCTAAGGGTGCAGGAGCAAAGGTCTCGGTGACCACTGCTGCTTCTGAGGCCTCTGTTGTATCAAGTCCTATTGACAAAGTCAAGAGCTCGCGTCAGGTTCAACCTGACCAGGAAGTATTACCTGCTATACCATCTGGTCCGTCGCTAGGGGATTTTGTTGTTTGGAAGGGTGAGTCTGGAAGTTCTGCTCCTATTCCTGTTCCTGCATGGTCCACCGACTCTGGGAAACTCTCTAAACCTACATCCTTGAGGGACATCCTAAAGGAACAAGGAAAGAAAGTTTCTTCTGGACAGCAGCATATACCAGTGCCAACACAGAAATCTGTGCCAAATACACCTGCCAGAGTGGGTGGCCCATCATGGTCTGCCACTGGTTCATCGCCCGCCAAGGCTGCATCTCCTATTCAGATTAACTCACAAGCTGGcgttaattcaaaaattaaagtggAAGACGATCTGTTTTGGGGCCCAATAGATCATCCCAAGCAAGACGCAAAGCAGTAAGGCCATTTCTCTCCACTATCCCCTCCCCGCCCTCccgtctctctctctctctctctctctctctctctttttgatcctttattttttgttggttgtaATGCCTGCAGGTCTGAATATCCTCAGCTTGGAAGTCAAGGCAGTTGGGGAAGCAAGACAACACCAGTGAAAGGAAATCCTAGTGGTTCATTGAGCAGGCAAAAGTCTGGTAGTGGTAAGCCTGCAGAGCGCTTACTATCCTCATCTCCTGCATCAAGTCACTCATCCATGAAAGGGAAGAAGGATGCTCTAACAAAGCATTCAGGTAATCATATGTTACTTATAAGAACTAATCAAAATCTGAAGTAAATCGTTGCTTCTCAGTggaaaaagaatggaaaaaagtTTTTAACTCAATTTGCTTCACTGTTTCAGAAGCGATGGATTTCAGAGAATGGTGTGAGAATGAATGTGATAGGCTCATTGGTACAAGAGGTATTTTGCAGAACTGCACACTCTCATTTGAGTTAGATATTTCTCTTCTGGAACACATTATCGTCCCATATATTTTGAAATCAATGTTGTGTTAGTGAAATTTCTTGAACTTTTTTCTTTCTGGATATGGCGCTTTATTTTCACACGTGGAGCAACCTGAGAATATCTTCATGGGAC
Proteins encoded in this window:
- the LOC107867017 gene encoding protein ESSENTIAL FOR POTEXVIRUS ACCUMULATION 1 isoform X1 codes for the protein MADKTQFDNSRLNQISSKDVQGPNDSIPLSPQWLLPKPGESKAGIVTGDNHLNTHPGYAIRSELVKFPGMADDMHDYQKKKDVFRPSVLDMESSRRDRWRDEERDTNSAVRRDRWREGDKETGDGRKVDRWSDSSGRHHGEARRVPGERWTDSGNRESNHDQRRESKWNTRWGPDEKEADSVREKWSNPSKDAEMHLEKGSPGLAYHGKDEREGDHYRPWKSTSHGRGRSEHTHQALTPNKQVTTFSHGRGRDDGAAATFSFGRGRALSGGNPMNKGSPHVQSFGAFSEKAESVSSPIRYSRIKMLDVYRVTDMQSYSNFSDEIVQVPSLTQDEPLEPLALCAPSPEELVILKGIDKGDVLSSGAPQITKDGTSGRNSSEYTQPRHSKLGSREDLSFDDSREESNDNIKVSVEDSVPHRERESVNRDPITPGHSPVPHGGGLWRSSSIGARSHSVANDAREMPTDIRSRTSDIGWLQNQMDKNTERERDLADPSYAKNEGSKWQFGDDPILKRQLSSATDRELEMRKISQSSPEDLVLYYKDPQGAIQGPFSGSDIIGWFEAGYFGIDLLVRLASAPQDSPFYLLGDVMPHLRAKARPPPGFGAPKPNTDAPGGLNVSSFTKHHAGSTEIDMVKSEMNYKHSSTTEAENRFLESLMAGKVGHAPLDKFAQSEAGIPGYGANSIGAVAPMVSESGDNLYLLAKKMALERQRSLPKPFPVWPGRDAPSVVPNADIDPLRHSQLPSMAEHVRQQPHNQNVDLLSLLQGMPDRSGISGWSNFSVQGGLEPPLQERMEMHQGQSMAPQSAFGMQQQRLHPQSPPMTNLLGAMDINSSILAAEKLLSSGVQDPQLLNLLQQQYLLQLQSQAAQGPQQMSLLDKLLMLKQQQQKQEEQQLLLRQQQQLLSQVLSDQHPHQRLGEQPYGKLPTPDISAGNVSVDPTRFPPSHNLFSVNSQIQLPVMEEVHASNFVLPSSISQDMSQTGSSETSSLHLPHQLYGDSSSRKTWGSMEQIDDVQPKIPRMESAIIDASSQAESTSKHPLEEGSEDGEPPVTTSEFASYFPHVDQLEKAIIPPPPLAAVDKDLHQKNKVEASPAAAPSEPYVEGDQHDGLSVSKELKSVETREVKKSSEKKSKKQKSTKGQTSDVAKGASKSQPSKPLQSDAAIASDTLSVSIDKATAVGPERRDSKPEVAIADVVDEYSGQKSPVSQFNAQTESGQRAWKPAPGFKPKSLLEIQEEEQRRAQAEQAITEVATSLSSLSVSTPWSGFVTNSDYKLVRDTQQDAASTDWNMNNSDVSLNQKSKKSQLHDVLADNTLAKSGERDRDVPDVASSQPSASVNDDDNFIEAKESKKSRKRSAKSKGAGAKVSVTTAASEASVVSSPIDKVKSSRQVQPDQEVLPAIPSGPSLGDFVVWKGESGSSAPIPVPAWSTDSGKLSKPTSLRDILKEQGKKVSSGQQHIPVPTQKSVPNTPARVGGPSWSATGSSPAKAASPIQINSQAGVNSKIKVEDDLFWGPIDHPKQDAKQSEYPQLGSQGSWGSKTTPVKGNPSGSLSRQKSGSGKPAERLLSSSPASSHSSMKGKKDALTKHSEAMDFREWCENECDRLIGTRDTSFLDFCFKQSKSEAEMLLIENLGSYDPDHEFIDKFLNYKDFLPADVFDMAFQGRNDRKVTGASARDMTSSSVGFDQGNSSFQDSATKGGKKKGKKGKKVNLSELGFNVVSNRIMMGEIQTLED
- the LOC107867017 gene encoding protein ESSENTIAL FOR POTEXVIRUS ACCUMULATION 1 isoform X2 gives rise to the protein MADKTQFDNSRLNQISSKDVQGPNDSIPLSPQWLLPKPGESKAGIVTGDNHLNTHPGYAIRSELVKFPGMADDMHDYQKKKDVFRPSVLDMESSRRDRWRDEERDTNSAVRRDRWREGDKETGDGRKVDRWSDSSGRHHGEARRVPGERWTDSGNRESNHDQRRESKWNTRWGPDEKEADSVREKWSNPSKDAEMHLEKGSPGLAYHGKDEREGDHYRPWKSTSHGRGRSEHTHQALTPNKQVTTFSHGRGRDDGAAATFSFGRGRALSGGNPMNKGSPHVQSFGAFSEKAESVSSPIRYSRIKMLDVYRVTDMQSYSNFSDEIVQVPSLTQDEPLEPLALCAPSPEELVILKGIDKGDVLSSGAPQITKDGTSGRNSSEYTQPRHSKLGSREDLSFDDSREESNDNIKVSVEDSVPHRERESVNRDPITPGHSPVPHGGGLWRSSSIGARSHSVANDAREMPTDIRSRTSDIGWLQNQMDKNTERERDLADPSYAKNEGSKWQFGDDPILKRQLSSATDRELEMRKISQSSPEDLVLYYKDPQGAIQGPFSGSDIIGWFEAGYFGIDLLVRLASAPQDSPFYLLGDVMPHLRAKARPPPGFGAPKPNTDAPGGLNVSSFTKHHAGSTEIDMVKSEMNYKHSSTTEAENRFLESLMAGKVGHAPLDKFAQSEGIPGYGANSIGAVAPMVSESGDNLYLLAKKMALERQRSLPKPFPVWPGRDAPSVVPNADIDPLRHSQLPSMAEHVRQQPHNQNVDLLSLLQGMPDRSGISGWSNFSVQGGLEPPLQERMEMHQGQSMAPQSAFGMQQQRLHPQSPPMTNLLGAMDINSSILAAEKLLSSGVQDPQLLNLLQQQYLLQLQSQAAQGPQQMSLLDKLLMLKQQQQKQEEQQLLLRQQQQLLSQVLSDQHPHQRLGEQPYGKLPTPDISAGNVSVDPTRFPPSHNLFSVNSQIQLPVMEEVHASNFVLPSSISQDMSQTGSSETSSLHLPHQLYGDSSSRKTWGSMEQIDDVQPKIPRMESAIIDASSQAESTSKHPLEEGSEDGEPPVTTSEFASYFPHVDQLEKAIIPPPPLAAVDKDLHQKNKVEASPAAAPSEPYVEGDQHDGLSVSKELKSVETREVKKSSEKKSKKQKSTKGQTSDVAKGASKSQPSKPLQSDAAIASDTLSVSIDKATAVGPERRDSKPEVAIADVVDEYSGQKSPVSQFNAQTESGQRAWKPAPGFKPKSLLEIQEEEQRRAQAEQAITEVATSLSSLSVSTPWSGFVTNSDYKLVRDTQQDAASTDWNMNNSDVSLNQKSKKSQLHDVLADNTLAKSGERDRDVPDVASSQPSASVNDDDNFIEAKESKKSRKRSAKSKGAGAKVSVTTAASEASVVSSPIDKVKSSRQVQPDQEVLPAIPSGPSLGDFVVWKGESGSSAPIPVPAWSTDSGKLSKPTSLRDILKEQGKKVSSGQQHIPVPTQKSVPNTPARVGGPSWSATGSSPAKAASPIQINSQAGVNSKIKVEDDLFWGPIDHPKQDAKQSEYPQLGSQGSWGSKTTPVKGNPSGSLSRQKSGSGKPAERLLSSSPASSHSSMKGKKDALTKHSEAMDFREWCENECDRLIGTRDTSFLDFCFKQSKSEAEMLLIENLGSYDPDHEFIDKFLNYKDFLPADVFDMAFQGRNDRKVTGASARDMTSSSVGFDQGNSSFQDSATKGGKKKGKKGKKVNLSELGFNVVSNRIMMGEIQTLED